Proteins encoded within one genomic window of Dyadobacter chenhuakuii:
- a CDS encoding DUF3748 domain-containing protein, which produces MLSCQTESYLQEKQVTQDYGYHHDLDNNDNFSPDGKWLVYDTRTDSGGIAESAKIEKVNIETGEKKVLFEIKNNQIWGPGAGAVSYSPVRQAVVFIHGLANSTKENPYQQWRRTGVIIEDANPNVPIYMDARDVTFPFTPGALRGGTHRHEWSGDGKWIGFTYNDAILKALEDASGQKRNLRTIGVSTKIRQVNVDKNEENVSGEWFSALVVRVVPNPEPGSDQISHAAGDSWVGTNGYLLKNGEKQLARAFIGVVKNKNGQDVSEVFIVDIPNDITQPGELGPLEGTKDDFPMPPKGASQRRVTFTAETEFPGCTGIVRSSPDGTSLAYLAKDKNGVEQIFLISPLGGEPRQLTAHGSNVSGNVRWRPDGKAVGYIHEGSISICKIGDAPFEQRFVKITQPTNPAPSNLVWSPDGKTLAFNRLVQKEGKPASQQIFVIEVKM; this is translated from the coding sequence ATGCTGTCTTGCCAAACGGAATCCTATCTGCAGGAGAAACAGGTTACCCAGGATTACGGTTATCATCACGATCTGGACAATAACGACAACTTTTCACCCGACGGGAAATGGTTGGTTTATGACACACGGACAGACAGCGGCGGCATTGCGGAATCAGCTAAGATTGAGAAAGTAAACATTGAAACAGGTGAGAAAAAGGTTTTGTTTGAAATAAAAAACAATCAAATATGGGGGCCGGGAGCTGGCGCTGTCAGTTATAGCCCGGTCCGGCAAGCCGTTGTTTTTATTCATGGGCTGGCTAATAGCACAAAGGAAAATCCATATCAGCAATGGCGCAGAACAGGCGTGATCATTGAAGACGCAAACCCGAACGTTCCGATTTATATGGACGCCCGGGACGTGACTTTTCCATTCACGCCCGGCGCATTACGCGGCGGCACGCACCGGCACGAATGGAGCGGCGACGGAAAATGGATCGGTTTTACTTATAATGATGCCATCCTGAAAGCGCTTGAAGATGCTTCGGGACAAAAGCGAAACCTGCGCACAATAGGCGTTTCCACAAAAATAAGGCAGGTAAATGTCGACAAAAATGAAGAAAACGTCTCCGGTGAGTGGTTCAGCGCATTGGTAGTTCGTGTTGTTCCAAATCCCGAACCAGGAAGCGATCAGATCAGCCATGCAGCAGGCGACAGCTGGGTCGGGACGAATGGTTATTTGTTAAAAAACGGCGAGAAGCAGCTTGCAAGAGCATTTATTGGTGTTGTAAAAAATAAAAACGGCCAGGATGTGAGCGAAGTTTTTATCGTCGATATTCCCAACGACATTACGCAGCCCGGCGAACTTGGGCCATTGGAAGGAACAAAAGATGATTTCCCGATGCCTCCCAAAGGAGCAAGCCAAAGGAGAGTGACATTCACTGCTGAAACCGAATTTCCAGGATGCACCGGCATTGTGCGGTCGTCACCGGACGGAACTTCGCTTGCCTATTTGGCAAAAGATAAAAATGGTGTTGAGCAGATCTTCCTGATCTCACCATTGGGCGGGGAGCCGCGTCAGCTTACTGCACACGGATCTAATGTTTCGGGGAACGTAAGATGGCGTCCGGACGGGAAAGCGGTGGGTTACATTCACGAGGGAAGTATTTCAATTTGCAAGATTGGCGACGCGCCTTTTGAACAAAGATTCGTAAAAATCACGCAGCCTACCAATCCCGCGCCGTCTAATTTGGTGTGGTCTCCCGACGGTAAGACATTAGCATTCAATCGTTTGGTACAAAAAGAAGGCAAGCCTGCTTCTCAGCAGATATTTGTCATTGAAGTGAAGATGTAG
- the uxuA gene encoding mannonate dehydratase: protein MIHTMRWFGPNDPVSLMDIRQAGCAGIVSALHQIPVGDVWSPEAIAERKSLIEAGNERFTKLEWLVVESLPVHEHIKKGLPNRELYIENYKESLKNLAASGIRTVCYNFMPVLDWSRTQLDYTMPEGHKTLRFVWVDFALFDLYILRRPNAAADYEPEIQQSAREKFERMSPEEISHLTNTVLLGLPGSEEAFDLVNFQSLLDAYAHIGDRQLRENLYYFIKEVAPLAQELGVNLCIHPDDPPRSLLGLPRVVSTEADLEELMQASNVRANGITFCTGSLGVRADNELVKIIERFGDRIHFVHLRTTKREDGTRNFHEAPHLYGDVDMYAVIKALLAEEQKRKEAGYQDIELPMRPDHGFQMLDDLHKRTYPGYSGIGRLKALAELRGLEVGIKRAFHY, encoded by the coding sequence ATGATTCATACCATGCGCTGGTTCGGGCCTAATGATCCCGTTTCACTGATGGACATACGCCAGGCCGGATGCGCCGGAATCGTCAGCGCGCTGCACCAGATACCCGTAGGCGATGTGTGGTCGCCCGAAGCGATCGCAGAACGAAAATCGCTTATCGAAGCTGGTAATGAACGGTTTACGAAGCTTGAATGGCTGGTTGTTGAAAGTCTTCCCGTTCACGAACACATTAAAAAAGGCCTTCCTAACCGTGAACTTTACATTGAAAACTACAAGGAATCATTAAAAAACCTGGCCGCCAGCGGAATCAGGACCGTTTGCTACAACTTCATGCCGGTGCTGGACTGGTCGCGTACGCAGCTGGACTATACAATGCCCGAAGGCCATAAAACCCTTCGCTTCGTTTGGGTAGATTTCGCATTGTTTGACCTTTACATTCTTCGCAGGCCCAATGCCGCGGCCGACTACGAGCCTGAAATCCAGCAATCAGCAAGGGAAAAATTCGAGCGCATGTCGCCCGAAGAAATTTCTCATCTCACAAACACCGTTTTATTAGGATTACCTGGCTCGGAAGAGGCATTTGATCTTGTTAATTTCCAAAGCCTGCTGGACGCTTATGCGCACATTGGTGATCGGCAGCTGCGTGAAAATCTGTATTATTTTATCAAAGAAGTTGCGCCCCTGGCGCAGGAACTGGGCGTAAATCTCTGCATTCATCCCGATGACCCGCCAAGGTCGTTATTGGGTTTGCCTAGGGTTGTCAGTACAGAAGCCGACCTCGAAGAGCTCATGCAAGCCAGTAATGTCCGAGCCAATGGGATTACATTCTGCACCGGTTCTCTGGGCGTAAGGGCTGATAATGAACTTGTTAAAATCATTGAACGCTTCGGTGACCGCATTCATTTCGTGCATTTGAGAACCACGAAGCGTGAAGATGGCACCCGGAATTTCCACGAAGCACCGCATCTGTACGGCGATGTAGATATGTACGCTGTCATCAAAGCGCTATTAGCCGAAGAGCAAAAACGTAAGGAAGCTGGCTATCAGGACATTGAGCTTCCTATGCGTCCCGATCACGGTTTCCAGATGCTCGATGATCTGCACAAAAGAACATATCCCGGCTATTCCGGCATCGGGCGATTGAAAGCATTGGCAGAGCTCCGCGGATTGGAAGTGGGCATTAAGCGTGCTTTTCATTATTAA
- a CDS encoding SDR family NAD(P)-dependent oxidoreductase, with amino-acid sequence MPEIEDSNTAALNVFSLAGKLALITGGGSGIGFYIAQSMVQAGAKVVITGRREGVLQEAVATLGPNVHYFTNDVTQLSTIPTLIESIEAKHGPIDILVNNAGINMKKHAIEVTDEDFDRVIQTNLHAVFAVTREVGKRMIVRKKGSIIMITSMAALYGIDRVVAYTASKSAVGGMVKALATEFSPYNVRINAVAPGFIETPMMLTAMNGDPSRRDKAMDRTPMGTWGKPDDIGWAAVFLASPAAKFITGVSLPVDGGNSIGF; translated from the coding sequence ATGCCTGAAATTGAAGATTCTAACACAGCCGCTTTAAATGTATTTTCACTCGCCGGAAAACTGGCGCTTATCACGGGCGGCGGAAGCGGCATTGGCTTTTACATTGCCCAAAGCATGGTTCAGGCCGGAGCCAAAGTGGTTATAACCGGTCGGCGCGAAGGTGTTTTGCAAGAAGCGGTCGCCACGCTCGGGCCTAATGTGCATTACTTTACCAATGACGTCACGCAACTCAGCACCATTCCCACATTGATCGAAAGCATTGAGGCGAAGCACGGCCCGATTGATATTTTGGTCAATAATGCAGGCATTAATATGAAAAAACATGCCATTGAAGTCACAGATGAAGATTTCGATCGTGTTATTCAAACCAATTTACATGCGGTTTTTGCTGTAACAAGAGAAGTGGGCAAGCGAATGATCGTGCGCAAGAAAGGCTCTATCATTATGATTACCTCCATGGCCGCGTTATACGGAATTGACCGTGTAGTGGCTTATACAGCTTCCAAATCCGCGGTTGGCGGCATGGTGAAAGCGCTGGCCACCGAATTTTCCCCTTATAATGTAAGGATAAATGCAGTGGCTCCGGGTTTTATAGAAACGCCCATGATGCTCACCGCTATGAACGGCGACCCATCGCGGCGCGACAAAGCCATGGACCGCACGCCCATGGGAACCTGGGGCAAACCCGACGACATCGGCTGGGCCGCCGTCTTCCTCGCCTCCCCCGCCGCCAAATTCATCACTGGCGTCTCGTTGCCCGTAGATGGTGGCAATTCGATTGGGTTTTAA
- a CDS encoding BRO-N domain-containing protein, translated as MDEKVKLFDQKKIRSHWDADLERWFFVITDIVGVLTESPNPRKYWSVLKGRLKKEGSQLTTVCSQLKMIAADGKSYLTDVADTEQTLRLIQSIPSPKAEPFKLWLASVGNERINETENPELTFDRAMKTYLQKGYSKAWINQRLKSIEIRKELTDEWENRGVKAGKEFATLTDIITRAWSEKSVKEYKEFKNLQKENLRDNMTNLELVLNMLAEATTSEISKEKLPATFEESKDVATAGGSIAGNTRKEIEAKTGKRIVSPDNARSLGNRRKPDELQD; from the coding sequence ATGGACGAAAAAGTGAAGTTGTTTGATCAGAAAAAAATAAGGAGCCACTGGGATGCAGATTTGGAAAGGTGGTTTTTCGTGATTACTGACATTGTTGGAGTTTTGACCGAAAGCCCGAATCCGAGAAAATATTGGAGTGTTCTTAAGGGACGGCTGAAAAAAGAAGGAAGTCAGTTGACTACAGTTTGTAGTCAACTGAAAATGATTGCCGCAGACGGGAAGTCATACTTAACTGATGTTGCAGATACGGAACAAACGCTGAGGCTCATCCAATCGATACCATCACCTAAGGCGGAACCATTTAAGCTATGGTTAGCAAGTGTCGGAAATGAGCGGATTAACGAGACCGAAAATCCGGAATTGACATTTGACCGTGCAATGAAAACCTATTTACAAAAAGGATATAGTAAAGCATGGATTAATCAACGTCTTAAAAGCATTGAAATAAGAAAAGAACTAACAGACGAATGGGAGAATCGAGGAGTTAAAGCGGGAAAGGAATTTGCAACACTGACGGACATTATTACGCGGGCCTGGAGTGAGAAATCAGTCAAAGAGTATAAGGAATTTAAAAACCTACAAAAGGAAAATCTCAGGGACAATATGACTAACCTGGAATTGGTACTTAATATGCTCGCGGAAGCAACAACAAGCGAAATATCAAAAGAGAAACTTCCCGCCACGTTCGAAGAAAGTAAGGACGTTGCAACTGCTGGTGGCAGTATTGCTGGCAATACCAGAAAGGAAATTGAAGCCAAGACCGGGAAGAGAATTGTTAGCCCGGACAACGCGAGGAGTTTAGGTAACCGACGAAAACCTGACGAGTTGCAAGATTAA
- a CDS encoding ThuA domain-containing protein translates to MLISIVSNSNAQKIKWNKVKVLVYTKNGKGYVHDNIAASVVAIQALGKQHGFGVDVSDDPAKFTEENLKQYDALIFSNTNNDVFDTDAQRVALMRYIQAGGNFVGLHSASGTERKWRWFKDMLGGTFFWHEPGQSFTVNVLDSKNPSLAHLPAKWERKTDEFYFIKELGVNLNVLAVNDHTTIQKPAGKALDTFGTVFPSVWWHEYDGGRAFYTSLGHQKEDYEQEDLRKHILGAIEWAIGPQKARNYSKAYATSPTDEVRKK, encoded by the coding sequence ATGCTGATTTCGATTGTATCGAATAGCAACGCCCAGAAAATCAAATGGAATAAAGTCAAAGTCCTGGTTTATACTAAAAATGGGAAGGGTTATGTGCATGATAACATTGCGGCTTCGGTGGTGGCGATCCAGGCTCTGGGGAAGCAGCATGGTTTCGGGGTGGATGTGAGCGATGATCCTGCGAAGTTTACGGAAGAGAATCTGAAACAGTATGACGCGCTTATTTTTTCCAATACAAATAATGATGTGTTCGATACGGACGCACAGCGCGTTGCATTGATGCGCTATATCCAGGCGGGCGGGAATTTTGTTGGCCTGCACTCGGCCTCCGGGACTGAGCGGAAGTGGCGCTGGTTCAAGGATATGCTGGGCGGAACATTCTTCTGGCATGAACCCGGACAAAGCTTCACAGTGAATGTTCTGGACTCCAAAAATCCTTCCCTGGCGCACCTACCCGCAAAATGGGAGCGCAAAACGGATGAATTTTATTTTATCAAGGAGCTGGGCGTGAACCTGAATGTGCTGGCTGTAAATGATCATACAACGATTCAAAAACCTGCCGGAAAGGCACTGGACACATTTGGGACCGTTTTCCCGTCGGTTTGGTGGCATGAGTACGACGGTGGCCGCGCCTTTTATACTTCGCTGGGGCACCAGAAGGAAGATTATGAGCAGGAAGATTTGAGAAAACACATTCTGGGAGCCATCGAATGGGCCATAGGACCTCAAAAAGCAAGAAATTACAGCAAGGCTTATGCAACAAGCCCCACTGACGAAGTGCGTAAAAAGTAA
- a CDS encoding Gfo/Idh/MocA family protein — protein sequence MKNLTEENGQDRRSFLKSAATGTAGIIAASMFPTIVPASVFGKYAPSNRINIGQIGIGRIATGHDLPEILKNEVAHVMAVADVDKNRLAQGKQWIENKYADKTGKANYVDVKAYDDYKELLANKEIDAVIISTPDHWHAQPAMEAAVAGKHIYMQKPTSLTIKEGRMMADMIKKKKVVFQLGSQQRSMNPWPQFKRTCELVRNGRIGKLKKVYVGLPGDPAGGNTEKMPVPSNLNYDMWLGSTPEVYYTLDRVHSQTDINDRPGWLRLEQFGAGMITGWGSHHIDIAHWGMDTELTGPIEIDGKATFPPAGSGLWNVHGDFLVNAKYANGVEMEIGGTNPNGVKFEGTDGWIFVSRGNVGVTASDPGAAAAAKENKAFYASDPKILGSVIQANEIHLYESPEQHQNWLECIQNGKQTVSHAEIAQRSCSACLIAHTAMKLGRKLKWDPKKEEYIGDKEANATLSRPQRGPYGTNYVKG from the coding sequence ATGAAAAATTTAACAGAAGAAAACGGCCAGGACAGAAGGTCGTTCCTGAAAAGCGCCGCCACCGGAACGGCCGGTATCATTGCGGCTTCCATGTTCCCGACGATCGTCCCGGCAAGTGTTTTTGGAAAATACGCACCCAGTAACCGCATCAACATCGGCCAGATCGGCATCGGACGCATTGCAACCGGTCACGATTTACCTGAAATCCTGAAAAATGAGGTGGCTCATGTGATGGCTGTGGCGGATGTAGATAAAAACCGGCTTGCGCAGGGCAAACAGTGGATTGAAAATAAATATGCAGATAAGACCGGCAAAGCGAATTACGTAGATGTGAAAGCATATGACGACTATAAGGAGCTTTTGGCCAATAAAGAAATTGACGCGGTGATCATCAGCACGCCCGATCACTGGCATGCACAGCCTGCGATGGAGGCGGCCGTTGCGGGCAAGCACATTTACATGCAAAAACCTACTTCGCTGACGATCAAAGAAGGCCGTATGATGGCTGACATGATTAAGAAAAAGAAAGTGGTTTTCCAGTTGGGAAGTCAACAGCGATCGATGAACCCATGGCCGCAATTCAAAAGAACTTGTGAGCTGGTTCGCAATGGCCGCATTGGCAAGCTGAAAAAAGTTTACGTAGGCTTACCAGGTGATCCGGCAGGGGGCAACACAGAAAAAATGCCGGTTCCCTCCAATTTGAACTACGATATGTGGCTGGGCTCAACGCCCGAAGTATACTATACGTTGGATCGTGTGCATTCACAAACCGATATTAATGACCGTCCGGGATGGCTGCGTTTAGAGCAATTCGGTGCGGGTATGATCACCGGCTGGGGTTCTCACCACATTGACATCGCGCATTGGGGCATGGATACCGAGCTGACCGGCCCGATTGAAATCGATGGAAAAGCCACATTCCCGCCTGCCGGTTCCGGCTTATGGAATGTGCACGGCGACTTCCTGGTGAATGCTAAATATGCCAATGGTGTTGAAATGGAAATCGGCGGCACCAACCCCAACGGGGTGAAATTCGAAGGAACGGACGGCTGGATCTTCGTTTCGCGTGGCAATGTGGGCGTGACGGCTTCCGATCCAGGCGCAGCTGCCGCAGCAAAGGAAAATAAGGCGTTCTATGCAAGTGATCCTAAAATCCTGGGTTCGGTAATACAGGCGAATGAAATCCACCTCTACGAAAGCCCCGAACAACACCAGAACTGGCTCGAATGCATCCAAAATGGCAAACAAACCGTAAGCCACGCCGAAATTGCACAACGCTCCTGCTCAGCGTGCCTGATCGCGCATACAGCGATGAAACTGGGTCGTAAACTGAAATGGGATCCGAAAAAAGAAGAATACATCGGAGACAAGGAAGCCAATGCAACATTATCACGGCCCCAGCGCGGACCATATGGCACTAACTATGTAAAAGGATAA
- a CDS encoding AraC family transcriptional regulator — MKAPIHKNIESQVRTVTIQELKAPHFDPNWHFHPHYQLFTVLEGTGKRLIGDSVQTFGPGDTVFLGPDVPHLWRSDAAYFDTGSSLATHGVVLYFQEDFLGKDFLEKPEMLALKQLLLDSKRGIEYKGELRSHIRSELMSIMHSEGFQTIIQLLTLLDKLAHEAGGSPISSYGYVNTYKVSETERMHKVHNYVLQHFSQEIRLGDVASLAGMTEAAFCRYFKARSNKTFIDFVNEIRIGHACKLLLEDKWTIAQIAYDSGFDSLSNFNRNFKRYIGHTPREYKGNY, encoded by the coding sequence ATGAAGGCGCCAATCCATAAAAATATTGAAAGCCAGGTCAGGACGGTGACGATCCAGGAGTTGAAAGCACCTCATTTTGATCCTAACTGGCATTTTCATCCGCATTACCAGTTGTTCACTGTTTTGGAAGGAACTGGCAAGCGGTTGATCGGCGATTCTGTGCAAACGTTCGGTCCTGGTGATACGGTTTTCCTCGGGCCCGATGTTCCCCACCTGTGGCGCAGCGACGCGGCTTATTTCGACACCGGTTCTTCACTGGCGACACATGGCGTTGTTTTGTACTTTCAGGAGGATTTTCTGGGGAAGGATTTTTTGGAGAAACCAGAGATGCTGGCGTTGAAACAGCTGCTTCTGGATTCAAAACGCGGCATTGAATATAAGGGGGAGTTAAGAAGCCATATCCGTTCGGAATTGATGTCGATCATGCATTCAGAAGGATTTCAAACCATTATTCAGCTGCTCACATTGCTGGATAAGCTTGCGCACGAAGCTGGCGGTTCTCCGATTTCCAGTTATGGTTATGTAAATACTTACAAAGTTTCGGAGACGGAGCGCATGCATAAGGTGCACAATTATGTGCTGCAACACTTTTCGCAGGAAATCAGGCTAGGTGATGTGGCGTCTCTGGCGGGGATGACCGAGGCGGCTTTCTGCAGATATTTCAAAGCCCGGTCAAATAAGACTTTTATTGATTTTGTAAACGAAATCCGGATAGGTCACGCGTGCAAGTTATTATTAGAAGATAAGTGGACGATTGCTCAAATCGCCTACGACAGCGGATTTGACTCTCTATCCAATTTTAATAGAAATTTCAAAAGATACATTGGCCACACTCCCAGAGAATACAAAGGAAACTACTAA
- a CDS encoding META domain-containing protein, whose amino-acid sequence MNKNITFLAFLFGVFALSSCGKTTTINTNMELTGKWELQSIVQNSDTIKKPVLAKGQMPVSLHFKEKGELEGTSSTNILTGFYETAQQNTIQMGGGGTERAETQWGNLFVNAIPNVNLYDLKMNKLVLYYENNNQLIFSRVQ is encoded by the coding sequence ATGAACAAAAATATTACCTTCCTAGCGTTCCTGTTTGGCGTTTTCGCCTTGTCCAGCTGTGGAAAAACAACCACAATCAACACAAATATGGAGCTCACCGGAAAGTGGGAGCTGCAAAGTATAGTGCAAAATTCAGACACGATAAAAAAACCTGTATTAGCCAAAGGTCAAATGCCCGTAAGCCTGCATTTTAAAGAGAAAGGTGAGCTGGAAGGAACATCCTCAACCAACATACTGACAGGCTTCTATGAAACAGCGCAACAGAACACCATTCAAATGGGCGGCGGCGGCACCGAGCGGGCCGAAACGCAGTGGGGTAATTTGTTTGTAAATGCAATTCCAAACGTAAATCTGTACGATCTGAAAATGAATAAGCTGGTGCTTTATTATGAAAATAACAATCAGTTGATTTTCAGTAGAGTGCAATAG
- a CDS encoding sugar phosphate isomerase/epimerase family protein: protein MKYSMNLLLWGPQIDDSLFPTLELIKEIGFDGVEVPIFNTNPAHWFNFRKKLDELGLACETDTICGPSEHLISPDPAMRRHTIDHLKSALDCSLVLGATKLMGPYHSALGVFTGQPATPEEWQWAIEGIREVADYAESLDITLGLEYLNRFELYLTSCGDELIRFVDEVNHPHCKIMFDTFHANIEEKNIGDTMRKAGDRISFIQLSENDRSTPGKGNVDWEGVFKAIKDIKYDGWISIEAFSQKLPVANIWRKMFESEEQLMRDGLAFIKSNLS from the coding sequence ATGAAGTACAGCATGAATCTCCTCCTCTGGGGGCCACAAATTGACGATAGCCTTTTCCCTACCCTCGAACTAATCAAAGAAATTGGCTTTGACGGCGTAGAAGTCCCGATTTTCAACACCAACCCTGCACATTGGTTTAACTTCCGTAAAAAGCTCGACGAGCTTGGTCTGGCATGCGAAACCGACACGATCTGCGGCCCATCGGAACATTTGATCAGCCCTGATCCAGCCATGCGCAGGCATACGATCGACCACTTGAAAAGCGCACTGGATTGTTCGCTTGTGCTGGGCGCAACCAAATTAATGGGCCCTTACCATTCTGCATTGGGCGTTTTCACAGGCCAGCCAGCCACGCCGGAAGAATGGCAATGGGCAATAGAAGGCATCCGCGAAGTGGCTGATTATGCTGAATCCCTCGACATTACATTAGGCCTCGAATATCTCAACCGCTTCGAGCTCTATCTTACATCCTGCGGCGACGAGCTGATCCGCTTCGTAGACGAGGTGAACCACCCGCATTGCAAGATCATGTTCGACACTTTCCACGCCAACATTGAAGAAAAGAACATCGGCGACACCATGCGCAAAGCAGGCGACCGCATTTCATTTATACAACTTTCTGAAAATGACCGCTCTACACCCGGAAAAGGAAATGTAGATTGGGAAGGCGTTTTCAAAGCCATCAAAGACATTAAATACGACGGCTGGATCAGCATTGAAGCATTCAGCCAAAAACTGCCAGTCGCCAACATCTGGCGCAAAATGTTCGAATCCGAAGAGCAGCTCATGCGCGACGGACTGGCCTTCATCAAATCAAATTTGTCCTGA